A region of the Chrysiogenia bacterium genome:
TATCTTCGCTACAAGGACATCCCCTTCGAAGAGATCACTGCCAGCGCGGAGGTCTACGCCAAGACGATTATTCCCAGGACCGGCGTGCGCTTCATCCCAGTGCTGATCACGCCGGAGGATGAAGCTGTCCAGGACACGACCGAGATCATCGATTTTCTCGAAACGCGTTTTCCCGAGCCGAGCGTCTATCCGGACACCC
Encoded here:
- a CDS encoding glutathione S-transferase N-terminal domain-containing protein; this encodes MDKYQLIGAEISYYTGKVHSYLRYKDIPFEEITASAEVYAKTIIPRTGVRFIPVLITPEDEAVQDTTEIIDFLETRFPEPSVYPDT